The genomic DNA TGGACGGCTTCATCGAGGCCGGCATCCGCTGGCGGATGCGTGGCGATGACGACTAGCACGATGCTCGCGCACTCGATCCTCCCCGACCTCACGGGGTGGCGGTACCTCATGTACGAGCGGGTGCTGCCGATCGCGCTGTGGACGCTCGCGGCGGTCCTCGCCAATCGGTTCGTCAACTGGTCCTCGGCCCGCGTCACCATGCGGATCGACGCCCAGTTCAAGAACAGCGATTCGCTGGTCCGGTCGGAGTCCGCCAAACACCAGCACGCCCTGATCCAGGTGATCAGCTGGGTCGCGATCGCGGCGATCTACCTGTTCGCCGCGTACCAGGTCGTCCAGGCTCTCGGTGTGCCGATCAACGCCCTGGTCGCGCCGGCCACCGTCATCGGCGCGGCGCTCGGCTTCGGCGCCCAGCGGGTGGTGCAGGACCTGCTCGCCGGGTTCTTCCTCATCACGGAGCGGCAGTACGGCTTCGGTGATGTGGTGAACCTCTCGCTCACCGGCGGTTCGACGGCCGAGGGCACCGTCTCCGACGTGACCCTGCGGGTGACCAAGCTGCGCAACACCGACGGCGAGGTCATCACCGTGCCGAACGGGCAGATCGTCAAGGCCACGAACCTGTCCAAGGACTGGGCGCGCGCCGTGGTCGACATCCCGTTGCCGAAGACCGTCGACATGGGCAAGGTGAACGCGCTGCTGCACCGCGTCGGCGAGCGGGCCTACCACGATCCGACGATGTCGACGCTGCTTCTCGACGAGCCCACACTCATGGGCATCGAGTCGATCGACCTGGACCAGGTGAACCTGCGGATGGTCGCCCGCACGCTGCCCGGCAAGCAGTTCGAGGTCGGGCGCAATCTGCGTGAGCGGATCGTGCGCAGCCTCGCGACCGCGGGCATCGACGTCGCACCCGTCACCGACACCGTCGAGGACGAGGAGGAGGTGAAGCCGCAGTGACGGACACCCCGAAGGGCCCGCAGGGCGACGGTGACGCCGAGGTGACGACCGACAAGGGCACCCGGACCGCGCCGCCCGAGCAGGACACCGCCCCGGCCGAGCGACCGCACCTTCTCTCGACCGTCTGGGCGCGGATCCCGAAGACGATCCCGCACACCCGCGCGCGCACCAGCACCGTCGTCCTGATGCTGGTGTTCCTCGGCCTCATGTGGTGGTACCTCGAGCTGTACGCGCAGTTCGTGC from Tsukamurella paurometabola includes the following:
- a CDS encoding mechanosensitive ion channel family protein encodes the protein MTTSTMLAHSILPDLTGWRYLMYERVLPIALWTLAAVLANRFVNWSSARVTMRIDAQFKNSDSLVRSESAKHQHALIQVISWVAIAAIYLFAAYQVVQALGVPINALVAPATVIGAALGFGAQRVVQDLLAGFFLITERQYGFGDVVNLSLTGGSTAEGTVSDVTLRVTKLRNTDGEVITVPNGQIVKATNLSKDWARAVVDIPLPKTVDMGKVNALLHRVGERAYHDPTMSTLLLDEPTLMGIESIDLDQVNLRMVARTLPGKQFEVGRNLRERIVRSLATAGIDVAPVTDTVEDEEEVKPQ